The DNA sequence CGGCGAGCACCCGCAGGGGCTCGGCGGCATCGTCCGACTGATCGAACAGCAGCGCCCAGCGCGATCGCCCGCTCGGTCTGCTCGTCGAGCGCGGCGACGTCGGGCACGGTGGAGTCGAGGTGGAGTTGCTGCGGCACGTCGGGCGCGGGCCACGTGGACCTCGCCAGCGCGTCGACCTGCTGGAACGCGAGTTGTGGCCCGGCCGGGTTGCGCAGCACGAGCCAGTCCGCGTCGTCGTCACGGCCCTCGGGCGGGGGCTCATCGCCCGCGCGGTACTCCAGACCGAACAGCCGTCGGTAGAACTCGGCGAGCCCGCGCACGTCGGTCGTGTCGAGCACCACCTGCGCGATCAGCGGATAGCGGGTCATCGTGGCCTCCTGCCCGCCCACGGTATCGGCGAGAATGGCTCGGTGCAGTGCCACCACTTCGACGCCGGGCGCTGCCGCTCGTGCACGCTGCTCGACGTCGCCTACCCGACGCAGGTGGCCGACAAGGAGCGGCACGTGCGCGACCTGCTCGCCCCCGTGCTGGGCGCCCGCGCGCGTGACGTCGCGTGGCTGGCGCCTGTGACGAGCGCCGAGGGCGGGTTCCGCAACAAGGCCAAGATGGTGGTCACGGGCAGCGTCGAGCACCCGGTCATCGGCATCCTCGGGGCGCTGCCCTCGGGCGAGGCGGGCGGCGTCGACCTGACCGACTGCCCGCTCTACCCGCCCACGCTGCAGGCGGCGTTCGGTCCGCTGGCCGAGCTCGTCACCCGCGCGCGGCTGCAGCCCTACGACCTGACGCCGGCACGCGGGCGCGTCACACCGCGCGACGCCGCCCGACGCGGCGAGCTCAAGCACCTGCTGGTCACGGTCTCGCCCGCGGGCGAGCTGATGGTGCGCCTGGTGCTGCGCTCGCAGGAGCCGGTCGCGCGGGTGCGCAAGCACCTGCCGTGGCTGCGCGAGGCGCTGCCGAGTCTGGCGGTGCTCAGCGTCAACCTCCAGCCCGAGCACAAGGCCGTGCTGGAGGGCGAGCGCGAGATCGTGCTGACCGAGCGCGAGACCCTGCCCATGACGCTGCCGGGCGCGGCGGGCGAGTTGACCCTGCACCTGCGCACGCAGTCGTTCTTCCAGACCAACACCGCCGTCGCCGCCGCGCTGTACCGCCAGGCGCGCGCATGGGTCGACGACGCGGCGCCCGCGAGCCTGTGGGACCTGTACTGCGGCGTCGGCGGGTTCGCGCTGACGTGCGCGGCGCCCGGACGGCAGGTCATGGGCGTCGAGCTCAGCGCCGAGGCGGTGGCGAGCGCCGAGCTCACGCGCGCCGAGCTCGGCGCGTCGCCCGAGGGGGCCGCGGCGATGGCCGGGGTGCGGTTCGCCGCGGGCGACGCGACGGCGTACGCGCTCGCCGCCGCGCCGGGCGACGCGCCCGAGCTCGTCATCGTCAACCCGCCCCGGCGCGGGGTCGGGCCCGAGCTGGCGGACTGGCTGGAGGCGTCGTCGGCGCGCTGGGTGCTCTATTCGAGCTGCAACGCCGTGACGCTCGCGCGGGACCTGGAGCGCATGCCCTCGCTGCGGCCCGAGCGAGCCCGGCTGCTCGACATGTTCCCGCAGACCCGCCACTACGAGGTGCTCACGCTCCTGACCCGCGGGTAGCCCGCGATCCTCACCGTCCGCCGAGCAGCGGCGACAGCGTCGCGGTGGTCCCCTGCGGCGCCGGGTCGGTGAGGGCGAAGGTGACCTCCCGCTCGGCGCACGCGACGCTCGACACCAGCCACGAGCCCCGCTCGACGCCCCACACGCCCACCGGAGCGGTCCACACGAGCACCCCGTGCCTCGCCAGATCGGCGCGCTGACCGGCGTCGAGCGTGGCGTCGGCCGTGGTGAGCGCGTCCCCGCGGCCCGTCCCGACGCCGGGGGCCGTGACCGCGTAGACGGTCAGTCGGTCGCGGCCAGGCGCCGCGCAGTCGCCGGACGGGACGACGACGGTCAGCGTCGAGGCCGTGACCGGATCGGGCGGAGGCGTCGGGGTGGGGGTGGAGGTCGACGGCGTGTCCGACGGCGGCGTGGGCCTCGGGCTCGCCGTCGGCGTCGGCGTCGGGCTCGCCGTCGGCGTCGGCGTCGGGCTGGGCGTGGACGTCGGGCTCGGCGTGGGCGTCGGGATCGGCGTGGGTGCCGCCCCACCCGGCGCGTCGGGCTCGCCCGGCGCCTCGTGTGCTGGGGAACCCGCCGCCGGAGAGTCCCCCGCGGGAGAGGCCGCCGCCGCGTCTGCGCCGTCGGCCCGCCCGCGCGAGTCGAGGGCCGAGGCTGACCGCGAGCCCGGGTCAGCGCCCGCCCGAGGCGTCGGGGTGGGCGCAGGCCACGTGCGCGCCGTCGACTCGTCCGCCGTCACACCGAGGTCGGCGCTGAGGTCCGCGCCGTCCGCGCCGTCCGCGCCCGAGTCTGCGGCAGGGTCCGCGGCAGGGTCAGCGCCAGGATCGGCGTCGGCGCTCCGACTGGCGCCCACCCCACCGTCCAGCGACGCGCCCGCCGCGGCGTCGGCGTCGGCGCTCTGGCCGCTGAGCGCCAAGGCCGCCGCGACGACCGCCCCGACCACCACCACGCCCGCGGCTGACCCCACCACGGCGGTCGCTCGCGTCCCCGCGCCGGTCAGCTCGCGCAACGCGTCGCCCGCGCGGTCACGCGCTCGCCCGACGACGGCGCCGACGGCGCCCAGCAGTGCGCCCCACCCACCGCTCGCGCCCGCCGCGGCGGCGCCCAGGACGACCGGTCCGGCGCCCACGACCACCGGTCCGGCGGCCGCGAGGCCGGCCGTGCCGGCGAG is a window from the Xylanimonas ulmi genome containing:
- the rlmC gene encoding 23S rRNA (uracil(747)-C(5))-methyltransferase RlmC is translated as MQCHHFDAGRCRSCTLLDVAYPTQVADKERHVRDLLAPVLGARARDVAWLAPVTSAEGGFRNKAKMVVTGSVEHPVIGILGALPSGEAGGVDLTDCPLYPPTLQAAFGPLAELVTRARLQPYDLTPARGRVTPRDAARRGELKHLLVTVSPAGELMVRLVLRSQEPVARVRKHLPWLREALPSLAVLSVNLQPEHKAVLEGEREIVLTERETLPMTLPGAAGELTLHLRTQSFFQTNTAVAAALYRQARAWVDDAAPASLWDLYCGVGGFALTCAAPGRQVMGVELSAEAVASAELTRAELGASPEGAAAMAGVRFAAGDATAYALAAAPGDAPELVIVNPPRRGVGPELADWLEASSARWVLYSSCNAVTLARDLERMPSLRPERARLLDMFPQTRHYEVLTLLTRG
- a CDS encoding VOC family protein, with the translated sequence MTRYPLIAQVVLDTTDVRGLAEFYRRLFGLEYRAGDEPPPEGRDDDADWLVLRNPAGPQLAFQQVDALARSTWPAPDVPQQLHLDSTVPDVAALDEQTERAIALGAAVRSVGRCRRAPAGARRPGRAPVLPLRGVAARRRRRAQGRRAQGRRGAGPAGGRAGGVSPAATRRPRSRRARPARRARRPGAR
- a CDS encoding zf-HC2 domain-containing protein, which gives rise to MATIEGDGPRTVDEALVAMRAAAPGHGPGDPGTADPDLVRAALASLGDEEQRLLWLRHIDHADDAAIAAVLSLPVAAIGRRLRRAENALSTSIAAAHARATSPHAPQACSATRSRLDDYLRHRLPVRSRHVLEEHLFGCQGCMRALIDVRQSAWALRDAAPALLAGTAGLAAAGPVVVGAGPVVLGAAAAGASGGWGALLGAVGAVVGRARDRAGDALRELTGAGTRATAVVGSAAGVVVVGAVVAAALALSGQSADADAAAGASLDGGVGASRSADADPGADPAADPAADSGADGADGADLSADLGVTADESTARTWPAPTPTPRAGADPGSRSASALDSRGRADGADAAAASPAGDSPAAGSPAHEAPGEPDAPGGAAPTPIPTPTPSPTSTPSPTPTPTASPTPTPTASPRPTPPSDTPSTSTPTPTPPPDPVTASTLTVVVPSGDCAAPGRDRLTVYAVTAPGVGTGRGDALTTADATLDAGQRADLARHGVLVWTAPVGVWGVERGSWLVSSVACAEREVTFALTDPAPQGTTATLSPLLGGR